A window from Dehalobacter sp. DCA encodes these proteins:
- a CDS encoding glycosyltransferase: MITISLCMIVKNEEEHLLNVLNCVKNIVDEIIVVDTGSDDKSKEIACLHQARIYDWEWMDDFAAARNFSFAKASMDYILWLDADDILKNHDQFALMQLKHVLNPNVDVVLMKYCVNTGVIGDSMSTFYRERLVKRSKNFQWREPVHEYLDFNGEILTTDICICHTGIKCNSPRNLSIYEKILAEGKKLNVRNLYYFARELFNCGRFAEAIKNFENLLDSSEDIMPYYLDACIRLAICYAAQNNHDKVLDSLHKSFKYDIPRAEVCCRLGYYYKSREDYKKAIFWFELATKLKKPNQTWSMVEYDCWDFIPYTELCSCYYRVGHPKEALYYNSLALETKPEDAMSLSNKAFLEGVIKGSSSVSADALHESLNLLYPKS; this comes from the coding sequence ATGATTACCATCAGCTTATGTATGATCGTCAAAAATGAAGAAGAACATCTGCTCAATGTCCTTAATTGTGTGAAGAATATTGTAGATGAAATTATCGTGGTGGATACCGGGTCGGACGATAAAAGCAAGGAAATTGCTTGTTTGCACCAGGCTAGAATTTATGACTGGGAATGGATGGACGATTTTGCGGCTGCCAGGAATTTTTCTTTTGCCAAGGCTAGTATGGATTATATCTTGTGGCTGGACGCCGACGATATCCTGAAAAATCATGACCAGTTTGCCCTGATGCAATTGAAGCATGTGCTTAATCCCAATGTGGATGTTGTGCTGATGAAGTATTGTGTGAACACCGGGGTAATAGGAGATTCCATGTCAACCTTTTACCGGGAACGACTTGTTAAGCGGAGCAAGAATTTCCAGTGGCGGGAGCCGGTGCACGAGTACCTGGATTTTAACGGTGAAATTTTAACGACAGATATCTGTATCTGTCATACGGGAATAAAGTGCAATTCGCCAAGGAATTTGAGCATTTATGAAAAAATACTGGCTGAGGGGAAAAAGTTAAATGTCAGAAACCTTTACTATTTTGCGAGAGAACTTTTTAATTGCGGAAGATTTGCCGAGGCCATCAAAAATTTTGAGAATTTGTTAGACAGCAGTGAAGATATTATGCCCTATTATCTGGATGCGTGTATCCGGTTAGCCATCTGTTATGCTGCCCAGAACAATCATGACAAAGTGCTGGATTCCCTGCACAAAAGTTTTAAGTACGATATACCACGGGCTGAGGTTTGCTGCAGGCTTGGTTATTATTATAAGAGCAGAGAGGATTATAAAAAGGCCATTTTTTGGTTTGAACTGGCTACTAAATTGAAAAAACCAAACCAAACATGGAGCATGGTTGAATATGATTGTTGGGACTTTATCCCTTATACGGAGCTTTGTTCGTGCTATTACCGGGTGGGGCATCCCAAAGAAGCCTTATACTACAACAGCTTGGCATTGGAAACCAAGCCGGAAGATGCGATGAGCCTAAGTAACAAAGCTTTCCTGGAAGGTGTAATAAAAGGATCATCCTCTGTTTCAGCTGACGCATTGCATGAGTCGCTAAATTTACTGTATCCAAAGAGTTAA